The Miscanthus floridulus cultivar M001 chromosome 7, ASM1932011v1, whole genome shotgun sequence genome includes a region encoding these proteins:
- the LOC136465794 gene encoding uncharacterized protein, which produces MEALAPTTAETAVSAVGVSASTEATMAEAGAPETAEAVIAEAGAPEVTTAVVMVARPSVQEAEMQAAEASTVPLAQGPPLLRESAWETEVEDLRLRYADVKVEAATAQTQLTPLAAQIKELEEELTQLGSEASRAAAETRRWEQKAKESEAEFARAAEASNAVQTVLDTEIEEHEALKRATLFTCEALEVEGVHDGYVLPDDDEEANAAVAKLMEVAEGPGAVLATLFEEEVVPPLPSAGAEGPEP; this is translated from the exons atggaggccctggcgcccacgaccgccgagaccgcagtgtccGCGGTCGGCGTTTCTGCGTCTACCGAGGCCacaatggcggaggccggagcccccgagaccgccgaggccgtgattgcagaggccggagcccccgaggtcaccacggCTGTCGTGATGGTggcgaggccgtctgtgcaggaggcggagatgcaggcagcGGAGGCCTCGAccgtgcccttggctcagggcccgccgttgttgcgggagagcgcctgggagacggag gtggaggacctccgccttcgctatgCCGAcgtgaaggtcgaggcggccacagcccagaCGCAGCTCACCCCCTTGGCGGCgcagatcaaggagctagaggaggagcttaccc agctggggagtgaagcttccagggcggcggccgagacccgacgctgggagcagaaggccaagg agtcagaggcggagttcgctcgggccgccgaggcttccaacgcggtgcagacagtgctcgacaccgagatcgaggagcacgaggCACTGAAACGTGCCACCCTTTTCACctgtgaggccttggaggtcgagggggttca tgatggctatgttctgcctgatgatgacgaggaggccaacgcggcggtcgcgaagctgatggaggtggcggaGGGCCCTGGCGCagtgctggcgacgctcttcgaagaggaggtggttcctcccctaccatctgccggtgctgaaggccccgagccttaa
- the LOC136465795 gene encoding predicted GPI-anchored protein 58 codes for MEVAPGASASSPAPPGRGGEADPGPAVARSGAEADTPEARALGKRAISPVGSVAVAEQVAVEATPPPPQRTEGAPGSAEDRPAPMDMDATPLPPPPPLRMRFAVVKRGPPHSK; via the coding sequence atggaggtggcgcccggggcgtcggcaagcagcccggcacccccgggaaggggaggagaagcggacccagggccggcggttgcccgctccggggccgaggccgatacgcccgaggcgcgggcgttaggcaaacgcgccatcAGCCCGGTAGGCTCGGTGGCCGTggcggagcaggtggcggtggaggcaacgccaccgcccccgcagaggaccgaaggggcaccGGGGTCCGCTGAGGATCGACCGGCGCCAATGGATATggatgcgacgccactgccgccgcctccgccgttgcggatgaggtttgctgtggtgaagcgggggccgccccattctaagtaa